Within Streptomyces albofaciens JCM 4342, the genomic segment GCAGGTGGTGGGCGTACGAACGCACCCAGGGGCGCTCGGAGACCAGCGTGCGCGGCAGGGCGTCGGCCAGGGCCAGGAAGACCACCGGCATCAGGACGGCGTTGTAGTGCCAGTCGATGCCCCAGTAGTGCGGCTCGTGGGAGATGAAGCGCCAGCCGAGGGTGGGCAGCGCGGCCAGCAGCAGGGGGGAGCGCAGCGCGAGCAGCCCGGAGGTGGGCAGCAGGATCCACAGCAGGGTGCGCAGGGCGGTGTCGAACGGGATGCGCGGGGTGGGCCCGTCACCGCCGCCGCCGATCTTGTTCCAGTAGTCGTACGAGCCGGAGCCGTTGAAGCCGGGGATGATCACGCCGAGGGTGACGGCGGTGGCCGCCAGCCCGAAGACGACCAGCCCGACGGCGAGCGGCACGGCCTGCCGCGCGCGTACGAGGATCAGCGCGCCGATGACGGCCGCCGTCACCCCCAGGTCCTCCTTGACCAGCACGAGCGGAGCCGCCCAGCACACCGCCGCGGTCCAGCGCCCGCGCAGCACCGCTTCCAGCGCGAAGGCGATCAGCGGTACGGCGAAGGCGATCTCGTGGAAGTCGAAGTCGACGGCCTTCTGCAGGCCCCAGGACAGTCCGTACGCCACGCCGACGGCCAGGCCGCGGCCGCGCCCCAGGAAGCGGACGGCGGTCCGGGTCACCGGCACGGCGGACAGCGCGAAGAGGAACGCCTGCGCGCACAGCAGGGTCAGCGGGCCGGGGAAGATGCGGTAAAGGGGGGCGAGGAGGGCCAGGACGGGGCTGAAGTGGTCGCCGAGGATGTTGGTGCCCGGCCCCTTGAGGTCGGCGACGGGCGCCCGCAGATGCGCGTAGGCCCGTACCGCCTGCTCGAATATCCCGAGATCCCACGAGGACGTCGCCATCGCGCGAAAGCGCAGGCCGGAGACGGCGAAGAAGACGATGAAGAGGGCCCCGGCGGTCCAGTACGGGACGGACCGCGGGGCGAACAGGGCGGCGGTACGGGTGCGGAGCCGGCCGGGGGCGGGGCCGGCGGCAGGGGCGGGCCCGGCCCCGGCGACGGGCTGGGCAGGGGCCCTGCCGCCCGCCGCGGTTGCTGTGGCCGTGTCCATGCGCGTCCTTACTCTCAACTTCCGAAAAGATATCCGAGGCCGACGAACCGGCCGGTATTGCCGCCTTGTTTGAGATGGGATGTCCCTCTTGCTCCGGATACGGACTGCCGCGTTGCCTCGTGTACGGAACCTGTCCCGCGTACGGATTCGGTCCCGCGTACGGGCCCTGTCCCGTGCGCAGGCTCCGTCCCGCGTACGGAACCTTCCCCGGGCAGGGGCCCGGCCCCTCGCGCGGGCCCGGCCCCGCGATGGCGCCGTCGCCGCTGCCGGGCTGGCCGCGCTCCTCGCCCTCACCGGCTGTACGCCCGGCGGCGGCAAGGGGGTCGGTACCGGGGGAGGCGGCGGGGAGCCGGCCGCCGGGGGCACCGCGCTGAACGCCGTCGCGTCCCTCACCGTCAAGGGCCGCGCCCCGAAGACCGGTTACGCCCGCGACCGCTTCGGCGCCGCCTGGGCCGACACCGACGGCAACCACTGCGGCACGCGCGACGACATCCTCAAGCGCGATCTGACCGCGGTGCGCTTCACCGACGGGCACTGCAAGGTGGCGTCCGGGAAACTGGCCGACGACCCGTACACCGGCCGGGCGGTGACGTACGAGCGCGGGCGCAGCAAGGTCGACATAGACCATCTCGTGGCACTGTCGGACGCGTGGCAGAAGGGCGCGCAGCAGTGGCCGGGACGCAAGCGGGTCGCGCTCGCCAACGACCCGCTGAACCTGATCGCGGCCGACGCCTCCGCCAACCGGCAGAAGGGCGACGGCGACGCGGCCACATGGCTGCCGCCGAACAAGGCGTACCGCTGTGACTATGTGGCGCACCAGGTGGCCGTGAAGAAGAAGTACGGGCTGTGGGTGACGCAGGCGGAGAAGGACGCGATGACGGGCGTGCTGAAGGGGTGCCCGACGCTGAAGCTCCCGTCGGGCGGCGCTCCTACGGAGGCGCCGGAGCGGTTCGCGGCGAAGTAGGCCGCCTTTCGGGGGCGGAGATGCGCGACAGGCCGCCGGCCCGGTTCCGCGTGCTGCGGTTCCGGGCCGGCGGCCTGTCGGTGTACGGGTGAGGCCCGTACCCGGGGTGCCGGGCGGCGGGCGCCCGGCCGGGGGCATGGCCCCCGCCCTCAGAGCGTGAGCTGCCAGTGGGTGCCCTTGTGGTCGAAGCCGGGCCGGACCTCCACGTCCAGGGTCTTCGCGCCGGCCGGCACGTCGAAGGCGAAGTCGGCGGTGGCGGTCTTGCCGGCCGTCAGGGTGCCGTTGAAGCCGGAGCCGACCTTGCTGTCGTAGATCCGCTCGGCGGTCTTGCCGTCCTTGCCGGCCCGCGCCTCGACCATCACCAGGTCGCCGGCCACCTCCTTGCCGCCCTTGTTCTCCAGGCGCACGGTGACCTTGTACGACTTGTTGCCCTTCTCGTGGCCCACCGCGATCTCGTCGGCCTGGTACGCGCTCGGCTTGGAGACGGTCACGTTCAGGCCGGTGCTGTAGACGGCGGTGGCGCCGCCCTTGTAGTCCTTCGCGGACGTGCCGCCGCCCTCCTTGGGCTTGGCCTCCGCGCCCTCCAGGGCCTTGTCGACCTCCTTGTTGACCTCCTTCACCGCCTGGTCGACCGCGGTGACCGTGATCACCAGGCCGACGGCCGAGGCGATCAGCGCCAGGACGCCGAGGATCGTGCCGGTGACGGCCACGCCCTTGTTGGTGGCCTGTCCCCGCCTGGCCCGGCCGAGCCCCACCAGTCCGAAGATCAGGGCCAGCAGGCCGAGGATGCCGGCCAGCCAGAAGAACAGCGGGATCAGACCGCTGAGCAGGCCGATGAGGCCGAGGACGAGCGCGGCGATCCCCAGCCCGTTGCGGGCGGCCTGCTGCGGCGGCATGCCCATCGGAGCCTGCGGCGCGTGCGGGTGGTGCATCTGGTGCGACATGGAGATACGGCCCCTTCCGGGCGCTGGATCGGTGGATCGGTGAAGCGGTGGAGCGTCTGCGTCGGTGTGCGGCGGTGCGTCCGTGTGCGGCGGCGCACCGCGCACGCCGGAGTGAGCCGGCGCCTCCGTGAACCGGTGGTGCGGTGGGTCAATAACAGCATCTGCTGTGAACCGAGTCAACACGGTTCACAGGTTCAAGCCGATTCACTCCGTGAAGTCAGTGATGCCGCGTTCGTGGGTATGCTCGGCGCCACAGCAGGGCAAGCGGGTCAGGGGCGAGCGGACGGGAGCCGGCCAGGTGGCGGAGCAAGCAGCAGCGGAGCACGCGACGGAGGTGACCGCCGCCGGCATCGCGCGGCTGGCCGGGGTGGGCCGTGCCGCGGTCAGCAACTGGCGCCGCCGGCACGCCGGTTTCCCCAAGCCCGTCGGCGGTACGGAGACCAGCCCCACCTTCGCCCTCGCCGAGGTCGAGCAATGGCTGCGCGAGCAGGGCAAGCTCGCCGAGGTGCCGCTGCGCGAACGGGTCTGGCAGCAGGTCGTCTCGCACCCGGCCGGCGCCGCCACCGCCCTGCGGCACGCCGGTGCCGTCCTGCTGTTCGTCCGCGACCGGCCCTCCGCCTGGCGCCAGCTGGACCACGCCGCCAACGACGTCGAGCTGGCCGGCATGCTGCCCGCCATCCTCGAATCGGTCCTCGCCGCGCACCTCGGCCGCCACCACCCCGTACACGGCCTGACCCGCGACGCCCTGCTGCCCTCCGCGGCCCTCGTCCGGGCCACCGCCGGACTCGCCATCGAGGGAGGCGACGACGGCGGCGCCGACGGGAACGGTGCCGACGGGAACGGCGCCGTCCCGGCGTTCGAGTTCCTGCTCGGCCGCCACCTGGACGCCAACCCCCGGCAGTACACGCTCACCCCGCCCGGCCCGGCCGGCCTGATGGCCGCGCTGGCCGGCGCGCCCCGCAGCGTCCTGGACCCGGCGTGCGGCACCGGCGGCCTGCTGGACGCCGCCGAAGGCGCCGAGGAGCT encodes:
- a CDS encoding DUF4190 domain-containing protein — protein: MSHQMHHPHAPQAPMGMPPQQAARNGLGIAALVLGLIGLLSGLIPLFFWLAGILGLLALIFGLVGLGRARRGQATNKGVAVTGTILGVLALIASAVGLVITVTAVDQAVKEVNKEVDKALEGAEAKPKEGGGTSAKDYKGGATAVYSTGLNVTVSKPSAYQADEIAVGHEKGNKSYKVTVRLENKGGKEVAGDLVMVEARAGKDGKTAERIYDSKVGSGFNGTLTAGKTATADFAFDVPAGAKTLDVEVRPGFDHKGTHWQLTL
- a CDS encoding HNH endonuclease family protein, translated to MAALLALTGCTPGGGKGVGTGGGGGEPAAGGTALNAVASLTVKGRAPKTGYARDRFGAAWADTDGNHCGTRDDILKRDLTAVRFTDGHCKVASGKLADDPYTGRAVTYERGRSKVDIDHLVALSDAWQKGAQQWPGRKRVALANDPLNLIAADASANRQKGDGDAATWLPPNKAYRCDYVAHQVAVKKKYGLWVTQAEKDAMTGVLKGCPTLKLPSGGAPTEAPERFAAK
- a CDS encoding DUF2079 domain-containing protein, whose protein sequence is MDTATATAAGGRAPAQPVAGAGPAPAAGPAPGRLRTRTAALFAPRSVPYWTAGALFIVFFAVSGLRFRAMATSSWDLGIFEQAVRAYAHLRAPVADLKGPGTNILGDHFSPVLALLAPLYRIFPGPLTLLCAQAFLFALSAVPVTRTAVRFLGRGRGLAVGVAYGLSWGLQKAVDFDFHEIAFAVPLIAFALEAVLRGRWTAAVCWAAPLVLVKEDLGVTAAVIGALILVRARQAVPLAVGLVVFGLAATAVTLGVIIPGFNGSGSYDYWNKIGGGGDGPTPRIPFDTALRTLLWILLPTSGLLALRSPLLLAALPTLGWRFISHEPHYWGIDWHYNAVLMPVVFLALADALPRTLVSERPWVRSYAHHLPAAVLAAALALSTTLPLARLTEAGTYRKPPTATAAEHLLERIPDGATVEADIRPISRLTDRARVFWIGDTRGIAPDYIAVELHDDRKAEQALEDARKRHPRAVYGIVGTAGDVTVLQRMGRL